The following are encoded together in the Oceanobacillus zhaokaii genome:
- a CDS encoding phenylacetate--CoA ligase family protein, which yields MSIDDLFMKTPTPVQNVMLSLYGYMRRKKRFNKYFYDKLEKLEASQYFSVENMNNISLQKIKEIVIHSYETVPFYKRLYDKNGIDVYKIQNLEDFNRIPTISKDDIKNNTDDFISSKYNKKSLLKFTTSGSTGKPLALFKPTAYHPTENAIVWRQRRWANVNYDDNLLSIAGRSFVKNNSKDKLWRYNYADNQMLVSSYHISKNTIENLYNAIVKFRPRYVQGYPSSIALLSNYLIENNLKINGVKAIFTSSETLFPNQREVIERAFGAKILDYYGNGENVSSAVQCEYGTYHLNNEYSYTEITKENSIIGTNLYNYAMPLIRYETGDSAEISKHTCACGRNLPVIKNLNGRTGTNYVSTLDGRKIANFNKIIINIKKAKEIQIHQKENYELVINIVPREEFNKKDREDIINNIKDYLGNDMSVVLNFTSTIPRSKSGKFIPVISEVK from the coding sequence ATGAGTATTGATGATTTATTTATGAAAACACCAACTCCAGTTCAAAATGTAATGCTATCTTTATATGGTTATATGAGAAGAAAAAAAAGATTTAACAAGTATTTTTATGATAAATTGGAGAAACTTGAAGCATCTCAATATTTTAGTGTTGAAAATATGAACAACATTAGTCTTCAGAAAATAAAGGAGATAGTTATTCATTCGTACGAAACTGTTCCATTTTATAAAAGACTTTACGATAAGAATGGAATAGATGTTTATAAGATACAAAACTTAGAAGATTTCAATAGAATCCCCACAATCAGTAAAGATGATATAAAAAATAATACAGATGACTTCATTTCATCAAAATATAATAAAAAATCGTTATTAAAGTTTACTACAAGTGGTAGTACTGGTAAGCCTTTGGCATTATTCAAACCAACGGCTTACCATCCAACTGAAAATGCCATAGTTTGGCGCCAGAGAAGATGGGCTAATGTGAATTATGATGATAACTTATTGAGTATAGCTGGTAGATCATTTGTTAAAAATAATAGTAAAGATAAATTATGGAGATATAACTACGCCGATAATCAAATGTTAGTATCTAGTTACCATATAAGCAAAAATACAATCGAAAATCTTTATAATGCTATTGTTAAATTCAGGCCACGTTATGTACAAGGTTATCCTTCTTCAATTGCATTACTTTCTAATTATCTAATTGAAAATAATCTTAAAATTAACGGAGTTAAGGCCATATTTACTTCTTCGGAAACATTATTCCCAAATCAGAGAGAAGTTATAGAGAGAGCTTTTGGAGCAAAAATATTGGATTATTATGGTAATGGTGAGAATGTTTCATCTGCTGTACAGTGTGAGTATGGAACATATCATTTGAATAACGAGTATTCATATACTGAGATTACTAAAGAAAATAGCATTATAGGAACGAATTTATACAATTATGCAATGCCGTTAATTAGGTATGAAACTGGTGACTCAGCAGAGATTAGTAAACATACTTGTGCATGTGGAAGGAACTTACCAGTTATTAAGAACTTGAATGGTAGAACGGGTACTAATTATGTTAGCACCTTAGATGGAAGGAAAATAGCCAATTTTAATAAGATAATAATAAATATTAAAAAGGCTAAAGAAATCCAAATTCACCAGAAGGAAAATTATGAATTGGTAATAAATATTGTTCCGAGAGAAGAATTTAATAAGAAAGATCGAGAGGATATAATCAATAATATAAAAGATTATCTTGGAAATGATATGTCTGTAGTTCTTAATTTCACTTCTACAATCCCAAGGTCAAAAAGCGGGAAATTTATCCCGGTAATTAGTGAGGTTAAATAG
- a CDS encoding O-antigen ligase family protein, with protein sequence MKKKSLISLIIIIFLLTLYFLPAVPNSLSISTITFSLLYLLFFFINIKYIPYIKRNAVNMIITSVLLFLPVIMLGTSIFYNQVNPFDAIRGVIPFVVLLIFLPFALYFIVEENGEEFVYKILLAIGTMYSLRNIYYYLSTYISGKAELLRITLLDSNTTVPFPLFIASLLTCKFIFKKINTFEKILLIINIAGFAVTQTRSMILSYGLIVFCAFLYNLIKKNKIIKNIKLSILFLSIITILLILAKKVTFLNVLFNSFFTRFMNLTSNDVNVQERYHEYHDAFKAFGEHPFVGAGIGNLFSYAGNGQYVNYIHNFFLFMLANVGLIGSFVFFGLLIYLFYKGFQSKALLTNIFSFATLSILVYSMFFATFKLIPHNIILGIFIAIILKDNNKMRRLL encoded by the coding sequence ATGAAAAAAAAGAGTTTAATTTCGTTGATAATAATAATCTTTTTATTAACCCTTTATTTTTTACCAGCAGTACCGAATAGTTTATCTATATCTACTATTACTTTTTCACTTCTATACTTATTATTTTTCTTTATTAATATTAAGTATATTCCGTACATTAAGAGAAACGCAGTAAATATGATTATTACGTCTGTGTTATTATTTCTACCAGTTATTATGCTTGGTACAAGTATTTTTTACAATCAAGTAAACCCTTTTGATGCTATTAGAGGTGTAATACCTTTTGTGGTGTTGCTAATCTTTTTACCGTTTGCCCTTTACTTTATTGTTGAGGAAAATGGAGAAGAATTTGTCTATAAAATATTATTAGCTATAGGTACGATGTATAGTTTAAGAAATATATATTATTACTTAAGTACATATATAAGTGGTAAAGCAGAATTATTAAGAATTACATTACTGGATTCAAATACTACGGTCCCATTTCCATTATTTATTGCATCCTTATTAACTTGTAAGTTTATCTTTAAGAAAATAAACACATTTGAAAAAATACTATTAATTATAAATATAGCTGGATTTGCAGTAACTCAAACAAGAAGTATGATATTGAGCTATGGTCTTATAGTATTCTGTGCATTTTTATATAACTTAATCAAAAAAAATAAAATTATTAAAAATATAAAATTATCTATTCTCTTTTTATCTATAATTACTATCTTATTAATTCTAGCTAAGAAGGTTACTTTTTTAAATGTTTTATTCAATTCATTTTTCACAAGGTTTATGAATCTAACTAGCAATGATGTAAATGTACAGGAAAGATATCATGAATATCATGATGCATTTAAAGCATTTGGAGAGCATCCATTTGTAGGAGCAGGAATAGGAAATCTATTTAGTTATGCAGGAAACGGACAATATGTTAATTATATTCATAACTTTTTTCTATTTATGTTAGCAAATGTCGGATTAATTGGTAGTTTTGTTTTTTTTGGTTTACTCATTTACTTGTTTTATAAAGGATTTCAAAGTAAAGCTTTGTTAACTAATATTTTTTCTTTCGCTACGCTTTCTATTTTGGTATATAGTATGTTCTTTGCAACATTTAAACTTATACCCCATAATATTATTTTAGGTATTTTTATAGCAATAATTTTAAAAGATAATAATAAAATGAGAAGGTTACTATGA
- a CDS encoding polysaccharide biosynthesis protein, producing the protein MSYRRRLTLLIILDSLIVSTAIFIASWIVYPQVDVLHTDALIISAVALLIFHHIFAFYYKLYNKVWSYASVGELITIVKAVTLSIITAGIIQYLANGFSLYSRALLVTWLLHILLIGGSRFMWRVFRDRYIKNPTEQKRTLIVGAGSAGAMVARQLQNDHHSNELLPVAFVDDDLTKQKMQLYNLPVLGEVKDISQIVEKMKIDHIVIAIPSLRNGSLEKIVTECNKTNVKVQMIPKIEDLMTGKVSVSNLKNVEVEDLLGREPVKLDINAISEYVTDNTVMVTGAGGSIGSEICRQLMRFTPKKILLVGHGEYSIYSIDMELKQKYGETETEIVPIIGDVQDRDRMFGIVDDHHPAIIYHAAAHKHVPLMEYNPHEAVKNNIIGTRNVAEAADAFGVKTFVMVSTDKAVNPTNVMGATKRVAEMVVQDLAQRSKTKFVAVRFGNVLGSRGSVIPLFKKQIEKGGPVTVTHPDMTRYFMTIPEASRLVIQAGTLAKGGEIFVLDMGEPVKISDLAKNLIRLSGYTEDEISIEYSGIRPGEKMFEELLNENEVLPGEVYEKIYVGRTVEVDSAMIFNLIDKFNRYDAVELKDALMAIVYMERTLLAVNES; encoded by the coding sequence TTGAGCTACCGGAGAAGATTAACATTATTAATTATACTAGATTCACTGATTGTTAGTACAGCAATCTTCATTGCATCATGGATTGTCTATCCACAAGTAGATGTTCTTCATACAGATGCATTAATCATAAGCGCAGTCGCACTACTAATCTTTCATCATATTTTCGCATTTTACTACAAACTGTACAACAAGGTATGGTCTTATGCTAGTGTCGGAGAATTGATTACTATTGTTAAAGCTGTAACATTATCAATTATCACTGCTGGAATCATACAATACCTCGCAAATGGTTTCTCTTTATATAGTCGCGCACTACTCGTGACGTGGCTACTTCACATTTTACTAATTGGTGGGTCACGCTTTATGTGGCGGGTGTTCCGTGACCGTTATATTAAAAATCCAACAGAACAAAAACGCACCCTAATTGTCGGTGCAGGTTCAGCTGGCGCAATGGTTGCCAGACAGCTACAAAATGACCATCATAGTAATGAATTATTACCAGTAGCATTTGTTGATGATGATTTAACAAAACAAAAAATGCAATTATATAATCTTCCTGTACTAGGTGAAGTGAAAGATATCTCACAAATAGTAGAAAAAATGAAGATTGATCATATCGTTATTGCGATTCCATCCTTACGTAATGGTTCTTTAGAGAAAATTGTGACGGAATGTAATAAGACGAATGTTAAAGTGCAAATGATCCCTAAGATTGAGGATTTGATGACTGGGAAAGTATCGGTTAGTAACCTGAAGAATGTAGAGGTTGAGGATTTACTTGGACGTGAGCCTGTTAAACTCGATATTAATGCCATATCTGAGTATGTTACTGATAATACAGTTATGGTAACCGGTGCTGGTGGATCGATTGGTTCAGAGATTTGTCGCCAATTGATGCGTTTTACACCGAAGAAAATCCTACTTGTTGGACACGGTGAATATAGCATTTATTCGATTGACATGGAATTGAAACAAAAATATGGTGAAACTGAAACGGAAATTGTCCCAATTATCGGCGATGTTCAAGATCGTGACCGCATGTTTGGAATAGTGGATGACCACCATCCGGCAATTATATATCATGCTGCAGCACATAAGCATGTACCTTTAATGGAATATAATCCACATGAAGCAGTTAAAAACAATATTATTGGAACTAGGAATGTTGCGGAAGCGGCGGATGCATTTGGTGTGAAGACCTTTGTTATGGTTTCGACTGATAAAGCAGTCAACCCAACGAATGTGATGGGGGCAACAAAACGTGTTGCAGAGATGGTTGTACAAGACTTGGCACAGCGAAGTAAGACAAAATTTGTCGCTGTTCGGTTTGGTAATGTTCTTGGAAGCCGTGGTAGTGTTATTCCGTTATTCAAAAAGCAAATTGAAAAAGGTGGTCCGGTAACAGTTACTCATCCAGACATGACGCGTTACTTCATGACAATTCCGGAAGCATCGAGACTCGTAATTCAAGCAGGAACTCTTGCAAAAGGTGGAGAAATCTTTGTGCTTGATATGGGTGAACCTGTGAAGATTTCTGATTTAGCGAAGAATCTTATTAGACTATCAGGATATACTGAAGACGAGATTTCAATAGAATATAGTGGAATACGACCCGGTGAAAAGATGTTTGAGGAATTGTTGAATGAGAATGAGGTTCTTCCAGGTGAGGTTTATGAGAAGATTTACGTTGGTCGGACGGTTGAAGTTGATTCAGCGATGATTTTCAACCTGATTGATAAATTTAATAGGTATGACGCTGTTGAATTGAAAGATGCTTTAATGGCGATTGTTTATATGGAAAGAACATTATTGGCAGTAAATGAGTCATGA
- a CDS encoding serine O-acetyltransferase produces MNAIKFYRIANFCYLKKIPIIPRFVKNLIFLLFNSVVPYTCKIGKESKFAYGGIGVVLHSKSIIGDRVIIGQGVTIGKKLERGQAPTIGDRVYIGTGSKILGDVKVGNNVIIGANSVVTKDVPNNVIVAGAPATIIRKVEQDIYEILGEY; encoded by the coding sequence GTGAACGCAATTAAATTTTATAGAATCGCTAACTTTTGCTATTTAAAAAAAATCCCAATCATACCTAGATTCGTAAAAAATTTGATTTTTTTACTTTTTAATTCTGTGGTACCCTATACTTGCAAAATTGGAAAAGAAAGTAAATTTGCTTATGGTGGTATTGGAGTTGTTTTACACTCAAAATCTATTATCGGGGATAGGGTAATTATTGGACAAGGTGTTACAATCGGGAAAAAACTCGAGAGAGGTCAGGCCCCTACAATAGGAGATAGGGTTTATATTGGAACAGGAAGTAAAATACTAGGAGACGTAAAAGTCGGGAACAACGTAATAATAGGTGCTAACTCAGTAGTAACTAAAGATGTTCCTAACAATGTTATTGTTGCGGGTGCCCCGGCCACGATAATTAGGAAAGTAGAACAAGATATTTATGAAATTTTAGGAGAATATTAG